In Rhodobacter xanthinilyticus, a single window of DNA contains:
- a CDS encoding uracil-DNA glycosylase, producing the protein MESRAEIDYYAALAALEWQIELGVDAAVLDEPVDAYGLPEALARPAAPAPPAREAAPGGAAAAPVLRVVEGPDPVAVARAAAGAARDLAALAEAVAGYELCDLKKGARSTVFADGNPGARVMIIGEAPGRDEDLQGKPFVGRAGQLLDRMFGAIGLARGAPDALAALYITNVLPWRPPGNRDPEPAEIAQMLPFLARHVELADPDLIVLMGNAACAAALGQRGILRLRGTWAEAFGRPALPMTHPAYLLRQPAAKREAWADLLSLRARLDAAG; encoded by the coding sequence ATGGAGAGTCGCGCCGAGATTGATTATTACGCCGCCCTCGCCGCGCTCGAATGGCAGATCGAGCTCGGGGTGGATGCGGCTGTGCTCGATGAGCCGGTCGATGCCTATGGGCTGCCCGAGGCGCTGGCGCGGCCCGCGGCGCCGGCCCCGCCCGCGCGGGAGGCAGCACCCGGGGGGGCGGCCGCGGCGCCGGTCTTGCGGGTGGTCGAGGGGCCCGATCCGGTGGCGGTGGCGCGGGCGGCGGCAGGCGCGGCGCGCGATCTCGCCGCGCTGGCCGAGGCGGTCGCGGGGTATGAGCTCTGTGATCTGAAGAAGGGCGCGCGGAGCACGGTCTTTGCCGATGGCAACCCGGGCGCGCGGGTGATGATCATCGGCGAGGCGCCCGGCCGCGACGAGGATTTGCAGGGCAAGCCCTTCGTCGGCCGCGCGGGCCAGCTTCTCGACCGGATGTTCGGCGCGATCGGGCTGGCGCGCGGGGCGCCCGATGCGCTGGCCGCGCTTTATATCACCAATGTCCTGCCCTGGCGCCCGCCGGGCAACCGCGACCCCGAGCCCGCCGAGATCGCGCAGATGCTGCCGTTTCTGGCGCGCCATGTCGAGCTTGCCGACCCCGATCTGATCGTGTTGATGGGCAATGCGGCCTGCGCGGCGGCGCTGGGCCAGCGCGGCATCTTGCGGCTGCGCGGCACCTGGGCCGAGGCCTTTGGCCGGCCCGCCTTGCCGATGACCCACCCCGCCTATCTCTTGCGCCAGCCCGCGGCCAAGCGCGAGGCCTGGGCGGATCTGCTGAGCCTGCGCGCGCGGCTCGATGCGGCGGGCTGA
- a CDS encoding aspartate carbamoyltransferase catalytic subunit has product MTFRARHLLGIEHLSQEDIRTVLDLADRYVDLNRRTVKRTDVLAGLTQINMFFENSTRTQSSFELAGKRLGADVMNMSMQNSSVKKGETLIDTALTLNAMHPDLLVVRHPHSGAVDLLAQKVNCAVINAGDGKHEHPTQALLDALTIKRAKGRIQRLTVAICGDVAHSRVARSNLILLGKMENRVRLVGPPTLMPAGIGEFGCEVYDDMRAGLEGADVVMMLRLQRERMDGGFIPSEREYFHRYGLDAEKLACAKPDAIVMHPGPMNRGVEIDGTIADDINRSVIQEQVEMGVAVRMAVMDLLAQNLRAERGRALVEGQYV; this is encoded by the coding sequence ATGACATTCCGCGCAAGGCACCTTCTGGGCATCGAACATCTCAGCCAGGAGGACATCCGCACCGTCCTCGATCTGGCCGACCGCTATGTCGACCTCAACCGCCGCACGGTGAAACGCACCGATGTGCTGGCGGGGCTCACCCAGATCAACATGTTCTTCGAGAATTCGACGCGCACGCAATCGAGCTTCGAGCTCGCGGGCAAGCGGCTCGGCGCGGATGTGATGAACATGTCGATGCAGAATTCGAGCGTGAAGAAGGGCGAGACGCTGATCGACACGGCGCTGACGCTCAACGCGATGCACCCCGATCTGCTGGTGGTGCGCCACCCCCATTCCGGCGCGGTCGACCTGCTCGCGCAGAAGGTCAATTGCGCGGTGATCAACGCGGGCGATGGCAAGCACGAGCACCCGACGCAGGCGCTGCTCGATGCGCTGACGATCAAGCGCGCCAAGGGCCGGATCCAGCGCCTCACCGTCGCGATCTGCGGCGATGTCGCCCATAGCCGGGTGGCGCGCTCGAACCTGATCCTGCTCGGCAAGATGGAAAACCGGGTGCGCCTCGTCGGGCCGCCGACGCTGATGCCCGCGGGGATCGGCGAGTTCGGCTGCGAGGTCTATGACGACATGCGCGCGGGGCTCGAGGGCGCCGATGTGGTGATGATGCTGCGGCTGCAACGCGAGCGGATGGACGGCGGCTTCATCCCCTCGGAGCGCGAATATTTCCACCGCTACGGGCTCGACGCCGAGAAGCTCGCCTGCGCGAAACCCGATGCGATCGTGATGCACCCTGGGCCGATGAACCGCGGCGTCGAGATCGACGGCACGATCGCCGATGACATCAACCGCTCGGTCATTCAGGAGCAGGTCGAGATGGGCGTGGCGGTGCGGATGGCGGTGATGGATCTTCTGGCGCAGAACCTGCGCGCCGAGCGGGGCCGGGCGCTGGTCGAGGGGCAATATGTCTGA